A window of Papilio machaon chromosome 1, ilPapMach1.1, whole genome shotgun sequence contains these coding sequences:
- the LOC106714269 gene encoding ATP-dependent RNA helicase dbp2 yields the protein MGRGRDRSRDRRRNRSRSRSRSRSRSPRYGLGSGGGGGGAYGGGRRCNPGANLRKPKWDLSRLKPFKKDFYIPHKDVENRTESEVESWRSDNEITLKGRNIPKPTLTFDEAGFPDYVMDEIDKMGFNKPTPIQAQGWPIALSGHDMVGIASTGSGKTLSYILPAIVHINNQPKSSRGDGPIALVLAPTRELAQQIQEVCDKFANTSKIHNTCLFGGAPKGPQARDLDAGVEIVIATPGRLLDFLESGRTNLKRCTYLVLDEADRMLDMGFEPQIRKIIEQIRPDRQTLMWSATWPREVQSLASEFLKDYLQINVGSLQLAANHNILQIIDVCMEYEKETKLSTLLKEIMAEKENKTIIFIETKRRVDDITRKMKRDGWPAVCIHGDKSQHERDWVLQDFRSGKAPILVATDVAARGLDVDDVKFVINFDYPSNSEDYVHRIGRTGRTNKTGTAYTFFTPSNAAKAGDLISVLKEAKQVVNPKLQELAERGGGGGRRHRGRGGRYRRGGRRSRSRSRSRRRRSRSRSRSRDRRRRRHSSSRSSRSKSSRSSRSHSRSRSRSRTRSRSRSRSGKCSPLKDATNAVPKPATQALLPTPKPLLPTPIGPQLPVSQNDKYNGKCSTTPIRNDNLNTRGNNRSVNEDVTNDVHQQQQSNQIPPLMALNPQMCVPPPMTGQGFVMPQYFPADQYGMMIPPFAAAPMMTPANWAAPPPPPPPPPAPNTSNNGNNYNQGQSGYGESSLESDSRKRGGRSGGLGSSSSYGPSSGGLGSGGGLGSDGGLGSGRSLGPSDDRGYGGGLGSGGGLGSGGGLGSDEATSASRSRGGRDRRRRGRGRDNDDSEGPGGGLGSYGSGGLDGGLGQAYGMPSGGDGVPHGSQPPRLLPQPGDDYFTQGANFTAYGSYGSKNNKRNQGDDNDNSDAYQNENNYSNGMDFYDNQNMGPGRPFGLGTNQNGSNEAQVNGSMGYNNNRQRNRQRR from the exons atgGGTCGAGGAAG AGATCGTAGTCGCGACAGACGTCGTAACCGGAGCAGAAGCAGGAGTAGAAGTCGCAGTCGTAGTCCGCGTTATGGGTTAGGGTCGGGTGGCGGTGGCGGTGGCGCCTACGGCGGCGGACGTCGCTGCAATCCTGGTGCCAATCTTCGCAAACCCAAATGGGATTTAAGCCGATTGAAACCTttcaaaaaagatttttatattcccCACAAAGATGTTGAAAATAGAACCGAATCTGAGGTGGAATCTTGGAGAAGTGATAATGAGATCACGCTCAAGGGTCGCAATATTCCGAAACCTACGTTGACTTTTGATGAGGCTGGTTTTCCCGATTATGTTATGGatgaaattgataaaatgGGATTCAATAAACCTACGCCCATCCAAGCTCAAGGTTGGCCCATTGCCCTTAGTGGACATGATATGGTTGGAATTGCGTCAACTGGTTCTGGCAAAACACTTTCTTACATTTTGCCTGCAATTGTTCACATAAATAATCAACCAAAGTCTAGTAGGGGTGATGGACCTATTGCATTAGTTTTAGCACCAACTAGAGAATTAGCTCAACAAATACAAGAAGTGTGTGATAAATTCGCAAACACttcaaaaatacataacaCTTGTTTGTTTGGTGGTGCCCCTAAAGGACCCCAAGCAAGAGACCTAGATGCCGGTGTGGAAATTGTAATTGCAACACCAGGGCGTCTTCTAGATTTCTTAGAAAGTGGAAGAACCAATTTGAAGAGGTGCACATATTTAGTCTTGGATGAGGCTGATAGAATGTTAGACATGGGCTTTGAGCCACAGATCAGAAAAATCATAGAACAGATTAGACCAGATCGTCAAACCCTTATGTGGTCAGCTACATGGCCTAGGGAGGTTCAAAGTCTTGCTTCAGAATTCCTCAAAGATTATCTACAGATCAATGTAGGATCCTTGCAATTGGCAGCTAATCACAATATTTTGCAAATAATTGATGTTTGTATGGAATATGAAAAAGAAACTAAATTAAGTacacttttaaaagaaattatggctgaaaaagaaaataagactattatatttatagaaactAAACGTCGTGTTGATGATATTACtagaaaaatgaaaagagATGG atggCCAGCTGTGTGTATACATGGAGACAAATCTCAACATGAGCGTGATTGGGTATTGCAAG ATTTTCGCAGTGGAAAAGCTCCTATTCTCGTAGCCACGGATGTTGCTGCTAGAGGCTTag ATGTCGATGACGTGAAGTTTgtcattaattttgattatccAAGCAATTCAGAAGATTATGTCCATCGCATTGGAAGAACaggaagaacaaataaaactgGGACTGCCTATACCTTTTTTACACCATCGAATGCCGCCAAAGCAGGCGATCTCATATCAGTACTAAAAGAAGCTAAACAAGTTGTTAATCCAAAGTTACAAGAACTCGCTGAGCGCGGAGGTGGCGGAGGCCGGC GTCATCGTGGCCGAGGCGGAAGATACCGTCGAGGAGGCCGTCGCTCTCGATCAAGATCTCGttcccgccgccgccgcagtCGTTCGCGCTCTCGGTCCCGGGATCGCCGCCGCCGCAGGCACAGCTCGTCACGCTCCTCACGAAGCAAATCATCAAGATCTTCGAGAAGCCATTCGCGATCCCGTTCCCGCTCCCGGACACGTTCCCGTAGCCGCTCTCGTTCAGGCAAGTGCAGTCCATTGAAGGACGCTACTAACGCTGTACCGAAGCCTGCGACTCAAGCTCTGCTGCCCACGCCAAAGCCACTTTTACCCACTCCGATCGGTCCTCAGCTTCCTGTATcacaaaatgataaatataatggCAAATGTTCCACAACTCCGATTCGTAAtgacaatttaaatactagAGGAAATAATAGATCTGTAAATGAAGATGTCACAAATGATGTCCATCAACAACAGCAGTCCAATCAAATTCCGCCCTTAATGGCGCTCAATCCTCAAATGTGTGTGCCTCCTCCCATGACTGGACAAGGATTTGTTATGCCGCAATACTTCCCAGCTGATCAATATGGAATGATGATTCCACCTTTCGCTGCCGCTCCGATGATGACTCCCGCCAATTGGGCGGCTCCTCCCCCACCACCTCCACCCCCTCCTGCACCTAATACCTCGAACAACGGCAACAACTACAATCAAGGGCAAAGTGGCTATGGAGAAAGCAGCTTGGAGTCAGATTCCAGGAAGCGAGGTGGCCGTTCTGGCGGCCTTGGAAGCTCGAGCTCTTATGGGCCGAGCTCAGGTGGGCTCGGCTCAGGCGGTGGCCTGGGCTCCGACGGGGGCCTGGGCTCCGGCCGCAGTCTGGGCCCCAGCGACGACCGCGGCTATGGTGGTGGCCTCGGTTCTGGCGGAGGTCTCGGCTCTGGTGGAGGCCTAGGCTCTGATGAAGCCACGTCTGCATCACGATCGCGTGGAGGCCGCGACAGACGTCGTCGCGGTCGAGGCCGTGACAACGACGACTCGGAAGGTCCAGGTGGTGGCCTGGGTTCCTATGGATCCGGCGGCCTTGATGGCGGCCTGGGTCAGGCCTACGGAATGCCCTCTGGCGGTGACGGCGTGCCCCATGGGAGTCAACCGCCGCGCCTCCTTCCTCAGCCCGGCGACGACTACTTTACACAGGGAGCCAATTTTACAGCATATGGCTCTTACGgttctaaaaataacaaaagaaaccAAGGCGACGATAATGACAATAGTGATGCATATCaaaacgaaaataattatagcaaTGGTATGGATTTCTATGATAATCAAAATATGGGTCCTGGACGACCATTCGGTTTAGGTACGAACCAGAATGGTTCCAACGAGGCGCAGGTGAATGGCTCCATGGGGTACAATAATAACCGCCAGAGGAATCGCCAACGGCGGTGA
- the LOC106714285 gene encoding polycomb protein Asx — MELDVSPLNQAENSMDYSDNSSESKYLTCNNNEQFSVIRIPQDGEKSSKHSSRKQSKRRKKSSNHSRPLPRIIVKPLPPPPPPESREWTAATSYTDTNTNSNRPSTMREVLASIPGFCIKPRKRSGKKLSTAAQLQQTREGCIDLETPDSILVNTNIRALLNKHTFSLLPPLYQYKLGQLLPSVDRPSTSGRLSSSSLNNEFFARACLEWQDCLSGGEFTPENQQKMKTEAEKEKSKIDPWKLKHFEPFWGEKSRKEKSSINLNSERPSLKTTIKLRPTASITSSSTVPKIKKSKSSSTSKKMRSVGAVTRSSAKVEDTVDEAVIVGSKSTVPVPDLLPLKHLKNNNQGYVDCQLDFTFSDSSSAPRIEDSTPVDPLLLTEESERNELKQELDISVVTIEESSISKDCEEDKATDSDTIYAEPTKRLSSDNGDYRFSKRIRYEDDYATDNSNFLTRDAEQPSSNCSDSETIDANEPTCHDNVDTNSEDSKATTSAYEYDERSISSMSSLKIGSHINNVSIVNESNQNENECESTIEDVERTSASINGNKDKNTDENQDEIATESYQEIDKEDFNTQKESPCNNVPINSIEEPQQNIESVKDMECQSAATNNDEQNKVNDEIKHEDKNRSDENITSYYDEHFKDAESFIMETGGLSILTPQNEENKYTPHPNLMELSSYMNETNVTAVVTMPMNQNPSIPMMEVTNSTMVSYPDDNMQDPAKPKNSAVSWKNENDWTNTENIMTLHNFSCVNNENSKYVSEDSKASMEDMNMNDENSMYKEERDANFNMESSNSSESCHSMKDLKQETEPANSIVSSSTVCNPTINSTTVTQSVRTTGKKSKSGKESNRSRSSNKVPPGAVNLERSYQICQAVIQNSPNRDALRGQLRPPPALLSRQPRAPRPPPPPVMVRQLPPPIVPHTEVNENRSNNMGQYILVQRTPNVIPRASSAPPSNLNTNVNVARCRSVGAEDACVCNLRAMILCKKCGAFCHDDCIGSAELCLTCLIR; from the exons ATGGAATTAGACGTATCGCCTTTGAATCAGGCTGAGAACAGCATGGATTATTCCGATAATTCTTCtgaaagtaaatatttgacTTGCAATAATAACGAACAATTTTCTGTCATTCGAATACCGCAAGATGGTGAGAAATCCAGTAAACATTCCtcaagaaaacaatcaaaaaggAGAAAAAAGAGCTCTAATCATTCTCGACCCCTTCCCAGGATAATAGTTAAGCCTCTGCCTCCACCTCCACCGCCAGAAAGTCGCGAATGGACAGCGGCGACATCGTACACTGACACAAATACTAATTCTAATAGACCGTCTACTATGCGCGAAGTTTTAGCGAGCATACCCGGTTTTTGCATTAAGCCAAGGAAAAGAAGTGGAAAGAAGTTGTCAACTGCTGCACAATTACAGCAAACTAGGGAAGGCTGTATTGACTTAGAAACACCTGACTCTATATTAGTAAACACTAATATAAGGgcattattaaataagcaCACATTCTCTCTTTTACCACCATTATACCAATATAAGCTAGGTCAATTGCTGCCAAGTGTTGATAGACCAAGTACTTCAGGAAGATTAAGTTCATCTAGTCTAAATAATGAGTTCTTTGCAAGAGCTTGCTTGGAATGGCAAGACTGCCTATCGGGTGGAGAGTTTACACCAGAAAATCAACAGAAAATGAAAACTGAAGCTGAAAAAGAGAAAAGCAAGATTGATCCatggaaattaaaacattttgaaccATTTTGGGGAGAAAAATCtcgaaaagaaaaatcttCAATAAATCTCAATTCAGAAAGACCATCTTTGAAAACAACCATAAAACTACGACCTACAGCTTCAATAACTAGTAGCAGTACTGTAccaaaaattaagaaaagtaaATCATCAAGTACCAGTAAAAAAATGAGGTCTGTAGGTGCAGTGACAAGGTCCTCTGCAAAAGTGGAAGATACAGTTGATGAAGCAGTCATTGTTGGGTCAAAATCTACAGTACCAGTACCAGACCTACTCCCtcttaaacatttgaaaaataataaccaagGATATGTTGACTGTCAATTAGATTTCACTTTCTCAGATTCATCTTCTGCTCCTAGAATAGAAGATTCAACGCCCGTGGATCCTTTGTTACTAACTGAAGAATCTGAACGCAATGAACTAAAGCAAGAATTGGACATAAGTGTGGTTACTATAGAGGAATCTAGCATTTCTAAAGATTGTGAAGAAGATAAAGCAACTGATTCAGATACTATCTATGCTGAACCTACTAAAAGATTGAGTAGCGACAATGGTGATTACAGGTTCAGTAAAAGAATTAGGTATGAAGATGATTATGCTACTGATAATTCCAATTTCCTGACACGGGATGCAGAACAGCCAAGTAGCAACTGCTCAGACAGTGAAACAATTGATGCAAATGAACCAACATGTCATGACAATGTTGATACTAACAGTGAAGATAGTAAGGCTACAACTTCTGCTTATGAATATGACGAAAGAAGTATTTCATCCATGTCCAGTTTGAAAATAGGAAGTcacataaataatgtttcaattgtAAATGAGTCTAATCAAAATGAAAACGAATGTGAAAGTACTATAGAAGATGTAGAACGCACATCTGCTAGTATAAACGGAAACAAGGATAAGAATACAGATGAAAATCAGGATGAAATTGCAACTGAATCTTACCAGGAAATTGATAAAGAAGACTTTAATACACAAAAAGAATCTCCATGCAATAATGTGCCTATTAACAGTATTGAAGAGCCTCAACAAAATATAGAATCTGTTAAAGATATGGAATGTCAGAGTGCAGCAACTAACAACgatgaacaaaataaagtgAACGATGAAATTAAACATGAAGATAAAAATAGATCTGATGAGAATATAACATCATATTATGATGAGCACTTCAAAGATGCAGAATCATTTATAATGGAGACAGGAGGCCTTTCCATTTTAACTCCAC aaaatgaGGAAAACAAGTATACTCCACATCCTAATTTAATGGAACTGTCTTCATACATGAATGAAACAA ATGTAACAGCTGTTGTAACTATGCCAATGAATCAAAATCCATCAATACCAATGATGGAAGTGACAAATTCTACT ATGGTATCATACCCTGATGACAACATGCAGGATCCTGCAAAACCAAAAAACTCAGCTGTGTCAtggaaaaatgaaaatgattgGACTAATACTGAAAATATTATGACACTGCACAATTTTTCTTGTGTTAACaatgaaaattcaaaatacgTTAGTGAAGATTCAAAAGCAAGTATGGAAGATATGAATATGAATGATGAAAATTCTATGTACAAAGAAGAAAGAGATGCAAATTTTAACATGGAGTCATCAAACTCATCAGAAAGTTGTCACTCCATGAAGGATTTAAAGCAAGAAACTGAGCCTGCTAATAGCATTGTTTCCAGTTCAACTGTATGTAATCCAACCATTAATTCTACTACGGTTACACAAAGTGTTAGAACTACTGGGAAAAAATCTAAATCCGGAAAAGAATCCAACAG AAGCCGCAGTTCTAACAAGGTGCCTCCGGGCGCAGTGAACTTGGAGCGCAGCTACCAGATCTGTCAGGCGGTGATACAGAACAGCCCTAACCGAGATGCCCTACGTGGCCAGCTGCGGCCGCCGCCGGCCCTGCTCAGCCGGCAGCCGCgtgcgccgcgcccgcctcccCCGCCTGTCATGGTGCGACAGCTGCCGCCCCCCATCGTACCACATACTGAG GTGAATGAAAATCGCTCAAATAACATGGGGCAATATATCCTAGTACAAAGAACCCCTAACGTGATACCTAGAGCGTCCAGTGCGCCGCCGTCAAATTTAAACACGAATGTT AATGTAGCGAGATGTCGCAGTGTCGGCGCTGAGGATGCTTGTGTGTGCAACTTGCGAGCCATGATACTGTGCAAGAAGTGTGGCGCTTTCTGCCACGACGACTGCATTGGCTCCGCTGAGCTATGCCTCACGTGTCTCATACGCTGA